The following coding sequences are from one Kallotenue papyrolyticum window:
- the cobJ gene encoding precorrin-3B C(17)-methyltransferase — MAEGMLWLVSLGPGDAAHLTPMALQALRQAELVIGYAAYLTAIEPLLAPHQQRQPFALGEELMRAEVALRAAAAGRRVALVSSGDIGVYGMAAPLLQCLERWPRAQRPAIEVVPGVSAVLAAAARLGAPLGHDWCCISLSDLLTPWPLIERRLRAAAAADFVIALFNPRSQTRTRHLATAQRILLEQRPPATPLAVVRAVTRPDEQIERTTLAELQPERVDMLSLVLIGNSQSRWLEGWMLTPRGYREEGG, encoded by the coding sequence ATGGCTGAGGGCATGCTCTGGCTGGTGAGTCTCGGTCCTGGCGATGCGGCCCATCTGACGCCGATGGCGCTCCAGGCGCTGCGCCAGGCCGAGCTGGTGATCGGCTACGCCGCCTACCTGACGGCGATCGAGCCGTTGTTGGCGCCCCATCAGCAACGGCAGCCTTTCGCCCTGGGCGAGGAGCTGATGCGCGCCGAGGTTGCGCTGCGTGCGGCGGCCGCGGGACGGCGCGTGGCGCTGGTGTCGAGTGGCGACATTGGCGTGTACGGCATGGCCGCGCCGCTGTTGCAATGCCTGGAGCGCTGGCCGAGGGCGCAGCGTCCGGCCATCGAGGTTGTGCCAGGCGTGTCGGCGGTGCTGGCGGCGGCCGCGCGCCTGGGCGCGCCGCTCGGCCACGACTGGTGCTGCATCAGCCTGAGCGACCTGCTAACGCCCTGGCCGCTGATCGAGCGCCGACTGCGCGCGGCCGCCGCCGCCGATTTTGTGATCGCGCTGTTCAATCCGCGCTCGCAGACGCGCACCCGGCACTTGGCAACGGCGCAGCGTATTCTGCTGGAGCAGCGTCCGCCCGCGACGCCGCTGGCGGTGGTGCGCGCGGTGACGCGGCCCGACGAGCAGATCGAGCGCACCACGCTCGCCGAACTGCAGCCCGAGCGCGTAGACATGCTCAGCCTGGTGCTGATCGGCAACAGTCAGAGTCGCTGGCTGGAGGGCTGGATGCTCACGCCGCGCGGCTACCGCGAGGAGGGGGGATGA
- a CDS encoding cobyrinate a,c-diamide synthase — MSARLVLAAPESGSGKTTFCAGLVAALVQRGLRVQPFKCGPDYIDPGYLSLAAGRPCRNVDSWLLGAQTTRQVFAAASADSDLALIEGVMGLFDGYGALDEAGSTAHVARLLDAPVVLVVDARGMARSIAALVDGFRRFDPRVRLAGVLLNRVGSARHAELCATAIQTYTGLPCLGYLPRDAALALPERHLGLIPSGEHAAAREVIARVAATLATTCDLERLVALAQAAPPLPAEPPVVLPRLRSACRPRIAVAQDAAFSFIYPETIELLEAAGAEVVPFSPMRDPGLPPDTAGVILSGGFPELYAAELSANSTLHAALRAAHTAGMPIYAECGGLMLLTEALVDQAGRRWPMVGLLPGTSAMTPRLRLGYRSVRALRDGPLLPAGAVVRGHEFHYSRWEAPVALPAAYAVLDPTGQAVAEEGAQQHALMASYVHLHWLTRPEIAARFVAWCVAWQGAEHG; from the coding sequence ATGAGCGCGCGCCTGGTGCTGGCCGCGCCCGAAAGCGGCAGCGGCAAAACCACCTTCTGCGCCGGCCTGGTGGCCGCGCTGGTCCAGCGTGGTCTGCGCGTGCAACCCTTCAAGTGCGGGCCGGACTACATCGATCCCGGCTACCTGAGTCTGGCGGCGGGGCGTCCCTGCCGCAATGTGGATAGCTGGCTGCTTGGCGCGCAGACGACGCGCCAGGTGTTTGCCGCAGCCAGCGCCGACAGCGATCTGGCCCTGATCGAAGGGGTGATGGGCCTGTTCGATGGCTATGGCGCGCTGGACGAGGCCGGCAGCACGGCGCATGTGGCGCGCCTGTTGGACGCGCCGGTGGTGCTGGTGGTGGATGCGCGCGGCATGGCGCGCAGCATCGCGGCGCTGGTAGACGGTTTTCGCCGGTTCGACCCGCGCGTGCGCTTGGCGGGCGTGTTGCTCAACCGCGTCGGCAGCGCGCGGCACGCCGAGCTATGCGCCACCGCCATCCAGACCTACACCGGCCTGCCCTGCCTGGGCTACCTGCCGCGCGACGCGGCGCTGGCGCTTCCCGAGCGACACCTGGGCCTGATCCCCAGCGGCGAGCATGCCGCCGCCCGCGAGGTGATCGCCCGCGTTGCGGCCACCCTAGCCACCACCTGTGATCTGGAACGGCTAGTGGCGCTGGCGCAGGCCGCCCCGCCGCTGCCGGCGGAGCCGCCGGTGGTGCTGCCGCGTCTCCGGAGCGCGTGCCGTCCCCGCATCGCCGTGGCACAGGATGCGGCCTTTTCGTTCATCTATCCCGAAACCATCGAACTGTTAGAGGCCGCCGGCGCGGAGGTGGTGCCCTTCAGCCCCATGCGCGATCCGGGGTTGCCGCCGGACACAGCGGGCGTGATCCTCAGCGGCGGCTTTCCGGAGCTCTATGCCGCCGAGCTGAGTGCCAACAGCACCTTGCATGCCGCGCTACGCGCCGCGCATACCGCCGGTATGCCGATCTATGCCGAATGTGGCGGCCTGATGCTGCTGACCGAAGCGCTGGTCGATCAGGCGGGCCGGCGCTGGCCGATGGTTGGTCTCTTGCCGGGCACCAGCGCCATGACGCCGCGGTTGAGGCTGGGCTACCGCAGCGTGCGCGCGCTGCGCGACGGGCCGCTGCTGCCCGCCGGCGCCGTGGTGCGCGGCCATGAGTTCCACTATTCGCGCTGGGAGGCCCCCGTCGCGCTGCCGGCAGCCTACGCCGTGCTCGATCCCACCGGTCAGGCGGTGGCCGAGGAGGGCGCGCAGCAGCATGCGCTGATGGCCAGCTACGTCCATCTGCACTGGCTGACGCGACCGGAGATCGCCGCGCGCTTTGTGGCCTGGTGCGTGGCCTGGCAAGGAGCGGAACATGGCTAA
- the cobU gene encoding bifunctional adenosylcobinamide kinase/adenosylcobinamide-phosphate guanylyltransferase — translation MAKLVVFTGGTRSGKSRCAEQYAARLAAEVVYLATAEVGDAEMAERVERHRRRRPATWRVVECTEAVGAALREVPPGAVVLLDSLTLLVSRLLEQPAAEELIRQELDALLTAQREQVLHLIVVSDEVGWGVVPPTPLGRRFRDLLGQANQRLVSAADEAYLVVAGVPLDLRALQAAWSRDGSRP, via the coding sequence ATGGCTAAGCTGGTGGTATTCACGGGCGGCACGCGCAGCGGTAAAAGTCGTTGCGCCGAACAGTACGCGGCGCGCCTGGCTGCCGAGGTGGTGTACCTGGCGACCGCCGAGGTTGGCGACGCCGAGATGGCCGAACGCGTGGAGCGTCACCGTCGGCGGCGACCGGCGACCTGGCGGGTGGTGGAGTGCACAGAGGCTGTGGGCGCGGCGCTGCGCGAGGTGCCGCCCGGCGCCGTGGTGTTGCTCGACAGCCTGACGCTGCTGGTGAGTCGCCTCCTGGAGCAGCCAGCTGCCGAGGAGCTGATCCGGCAGGAGCTGGACGCGCTGCTGACGGCGCAGCGCGAGCAGGTGCTGCACCTGATCGTGGTCAGTGATGAGGTGGGGTGGGGTGTGGTGCCGCCCACGCCGCTGGGGCGGCGCTTCCGCGATCTGCTGGGCCAGGCCAATCAACGTCTGGTGAGCGCTGCCGACGAAGCCTATCTGGTGGTGGCAGGCGTGCCGCTCGATCTGCGCGCGCTGCAGGCCGCCTGGAGTCGCGACGGGAGCCGACCATGA
- a CDS encoding pyridoxal phosphate-dependent aminotransferase — translation MIAHGALDHEELAALGLDPTRVLDFSSNINPCGPPARVRQALAAYDPAPYPDRRAWALRERLAQHHGCRAANILIGNGASEVIHLVARLLCPGDRTLVIAPTFGEYAHASRLAGARVISVVCDEARQFALDLSACLAAIRAARPRLVWLCAPNNPTGTLLDEETLQNLAQASRQQGGLLVIDRAYAGIERSAMDEAVDRLPPDGLIRLYSLTKRYALAGLRLGYLVAEEAICTALAELQPPWSVNGAAQVAGLAALEAEAEVTASLAQWWALSDQLRAGLVELGLRVLPSALPFMLVHAGNGAAVRAALLQRGCLVRDCASFGLPHLVRVAPRRATDNAVLIEQWSELCRRPS, via the coding sequence ATGATCGCGCATGGCGCGCTGGACCATGAGGAGCTGGCTGCGTTGGGCCTCGATCCGACGCGGGTGCTCGATTTCAGCAGCAACATCAATCCGTGCGGTCCGCCGGCGCGCGTGCGTCAGGCGTTGGCGGCCTATGATCCGGCGCCGTATCCCGACCGGCGCGCCTGGGCGTTGCGCGAACGGCTGGCGCAGCACCATGGCTGCCGCGCGGCCAACATCCTGATCGGCAACGGCGCCAGCGAGGTGATCCACCTGGTGGCGCGCCTGCTGTGTCCCGGCGATCGCACGCTGGTGATCGCGCCAACCTTCGGCGAGTACGCGCATGCTTCGCGGTTGGCGGGCGCGCGGGTGATCTCCGTCGTCTGCGATGAGGCGCGACAGTTCGCGCTCGATCTGTCCGCGTGTCTGGCGGCGATCCGTGCGGCGCGTCCACGGCTGGTGTGGTTGTGCGCGCCCAACAACCCAACCGGTACTCTGCTCGATGAGGAGACGCTGCAAAACCTGGCGCAGGCCAGCCGTCAACAGGGCGGACTGCTGGTGATCGATCGCGCCTATGCTGGCATCGAGCGCTCGGCTATGGACGAGGCGGTTGATCGCCTGCCGCCGGATGGTCTGATACGCCTGTATTCGCTGACCAAACGCTACGCCCTGGCCGGTCTGCGCCTGGGCTATCTGGTGGCCGAGGAAGCGATCTGCACCGCGCTGGCCGAGCTGCAACCGCCCTGGAGCGTCAACGGCGCGGCGCAGGTCGCCGGCCTAGCCGCGCTGGAGGCCGAAGCGGAGGTGACGGCCAGCCTTGCCCAGTGGTGGGCGCTCAGCGATCAGTTGCGCGCCGGGCTGGTGGAGCTGGGCTTGCGCGTGTTGCCCTCGGCCCTGCCGTTTATGTTGGTGCATGCCGGGAATGGCGCTGCCGTGCGCGCGGCCCTGCTGCAGCGCGGCTGCCTGGTGCGCGACTGCGCTTCGTTTGGCCTGCCGCACCTGGTGCGGGTCGCGCCGCGCCGCGCCACTGACAATGCCGTGTTGATCGAGCAATGGAGCGAACTATGCCGGCGCCCGTCGTGA
- a CDS encoding cobyric acid synthase, whose amino-acid sequence MPAPVVMVLGTASSVGKSTLVTGLCRLAARRGLRVAPFKAQNMSNNAAVTADGGEIARSTAVQAEAAGIQPTVQMNPILIKPEGGTRSQIVVEGRVWRALEALEYWQRKQELWSIVQRNLDVLRAEYDLVIAEGAGSPVELNLKAADIVNLRVASYAGARTLLVGDINTGGIFAQLLGTLLLMEPAERALIQGLVVNRFRGDPRLFADGITILEQRSGLPVLGVLPWVDDLGLAEEDGVALDRPPPPLHSGVPIAVVRLPHIANFDDLDPLRREAGVAVHFIDRPAQLAGMAAVILPGTKHTLAAWRWLVERGFDTALRRFSGSIVGICGGYQLLGLTISDPQGIEGQGGEVQGLGLLPIETVFQAHKRTAQVAGRARLPWAHDLPVAGYEIHMGVSRRRAGRPAMLLGAPDAAEPIEDGCVSADGRVWGCYLHGLFANHELRRAWLRTLGWHEPDFAPAAPDPYERLADLLEQHLDHARLTELLTP is encoded by the coding sequence ATGCCGGCGCCCGTCGTGATGGTGCTGGGCACAGCCTCATCGGTCGGCAAAAGTACGCTGGTGACGGGCCTGTGCCGTCTGGCGGCGCGGCGCGGACTGCGCGTCGCGCCCTTCAAAGCCCAAAACATGAGCAACAACGCGGCGGTCACCGCCGACGGCGGCGAGATCGCGCGCAGCACCGCGGTGCAGGCCGAAGCTGCCGGCATCCAGCCGACGGTGCAGATGAATCCGATTCTGATCAAGCCCGAAGGCGGGACGCGCAGCCAGATCGTGGTCGAAGGGCGCGTCTGGCGCGCGCTGGAGGCGCTTGAATACTGGCAGCGCAAACAGGAGCTGTGGAGCATCGTGCAGCGCAACCTGGATGTCCTGCGCGCAGAGTATGACCTGGTGATCGCCGAGGGCGCCGGTAGTCCGGTGGAGCTCAACCTCAAGGCCGCCGACATCGTCAATCTGCGCGTGGCAAGCTATGCAGGCGCGCGCACGCTGCTAGTCGGCGATATCAACACCGGCGGGATCTTCGCCCAGTTGCTGGGCACGCTGCTGCTGATGGAGCCCGCCGAGCGTGCGCTGATCCAAGGGCTGGTCGTCAACCGCTTTCGTGGCGATCCCCGCCTGTTTGCCGACGGCATCACGATTCTGGAGCAACGCAGCGGGCTGCCGGTGCTGGGCGTGCTGCCCTGGGTCGATGATCTGGGACTGGCCGAGGAGGATGGCGTGGCGCTGGATCGGCCACCGCCACCGCTCCACAGCGGCGTGCCCATCGCCGTGGTGCGTCTGCCGCACATCGCCAACTTCGATGATCTTGATCCCCTGCGGCGCGAAGCGGGAGTGGCGGTGCACTTCATCGATCGTCCTGCCCAGTTGGCGGGCATGGCGGCGGTGATCCTGCCCGGCACCAAGCACACGCTGGCGGCCTGGCGCTGGCTGGTTGAACGGGGCTTCGACACAGCGCTGCGCCGCTTTTCCGGCAGCATTGTTGGCATCTGTGGCGGCTACCAGTTGCTGGGCCTGACAATCAGCGATCCGCAGGGCATCGAGGGGCAAGGTGGCGAGGTGCAGGGCCTGGGCCTGCTGCCGATCGAAACCGTGTTTCAAGCCCACAAGCGCACCGCACAGGTCGCCGGTCGCGCGCGGCTGCCCTGGGCGCACGACCTGCCGGTCGCGGGCTACGAAATACATATGGGCGTATCGCGGCGCAGAGCGGGCCGGCCCGCCATGCTACTCGGCGCGCCCGACGCGGCAGAGCCGATCGAAGACGGTTGTGTTAGTGCCGATGGCCGTGTGTGGGGCTGCTACCTGCATGGTCTCTTTGCCAACCATGAGCTGCGCCGCGCCTGGCTGCGCACGTTGGGCTGGCACGAGCCTGATTTCGCTCCTGCCGCGCCCGATCCGTACGAACGTCTGGCTGATCTGTTAGAGCAGCATCTCGACCACGCGCGCCTGACGGAGCTGCTCACGCCTTAG
- a CDS encoding HupE/UreJ family protein: MALFALLSGRAAALVVVLAASLLLGLRHASDPDHVAAIAGLVAHEPSRRAAWRAGWLGWCWGLGHAGALLAVGLPLIWIEGQLPFALQHLVELAIAAVTIGLALRLLWRRGEAAERHAPLAPAPRSGGSALAIGLLHGLGGSGSLTLLTLAHLPGRSFAVPALLAFALGSALSMALLSAGLGWLLHALDWLRAWRVVRPALGWALLLFGVWYGWHALA; this comes from the coding sequence ATGGCGCTGTTCGCGCTGCTGTCGGGCCGGGCCGCGGCGCTGGTGGTCGTGCTGGCCGCCAGCCTGCTGCTCGGGCTGCGTCACGCCAGCGATCCGGATCATGTCGCCGCGATCGCCGGGCTGGTGGCGCACGAGCCGTCACGACGGGCTGCCTGGCGTGCCGGCTGGCTGGGATGGTGTTGGGGCTTGGGCCATGCCGGCGCGCTGCTGGCGGTGGGCCTGCCGTTGATCTGGATCGAGGGACAGTTGCCATTCGCGCTGCAGCACCTGGTCGAGCTGGCGATTGCCGCGGTTACCATCGGCCTGGCGCTACGCCTGCTCTGGCGTCGTGGCGAAGCTGCCGAGCGGCACGCTCCGCTCGCGCCGGCGCCCCGTTCGGGCGGCAGTGCCCTGGCGATCGGCCTGTTGCACGGATTGGGTGGCAGCGGCAGTCTGACGCTCCTGACGCTGGCCCACCTGCCAGGGCGTAGCTTCGCCGTGCCGGCACTGCTTGCGTTTGCATTGGGCTCCGCCCTATCGATGGCGCTGCTCTCAGCCGGGCTGGGCTGGCTGCTGCACGCGCTCGACTGGCTGCGCGCGTGGCGCGTGGTGCGGCCGGCGCTCGGGTGGGCGCTGCTGCTGTTTGGTGTATGGTACGGCTGGCATGCGCTCGCCTGA
- a CDS encoding alpha/beta fold hydrolase — MTQAQALHHSWPVVNGIRLHCVSAGQGPLVMLLHGFPECWVSWRHQIPALARHWRVVAPDLRGYNLSDKPAGRQAYAITTLIEDVRQLIEVHGAEQATIIGHDWGGVIAWSLALAHPEHVARLVIINAPHPRIFIQQLLTNARQRLRSSYAFFFQLPYLPEVVLRVGDGRLLERMIRGTSTVPEAFSPEVMAAYRHALGQPGARTAALNYYRAAARYGLRFWLNLDPVIRQPTLLIWGQRDVALDQELNKDLERYVPHLQRLVLPAASHWIHEEFPALINRSILAFLEQGQRCGA, encoded by the coding sequence ATGACGCAGGCACAAGCGCTACATCATAGCTGGCCCGTGGTGAACGGCATCCGTCTGCACTGTGTGAGCGCAGGCCAGGGCCCCCTGGTCATGTTGCTGCACGGCTTTCCCGAATGCTGGGTATCATGGCGCCACCAGATCCCCGCGCTGGCGCGGCACTGGCGCGTCGTCGCACCCGATCTGCGCGGCTACAACCTGAGTGACAAGCCCGCAGGTCGGCAGGCCTATGCCATCACCACGCTGATCGAGGATGTGCGCCAGCTGATCGAGGTACATGGCGCGGAACAAGCCACTATCATCGGGCACGACTGGGGTGGCGTCATCGCCTGGAGTCTGGCATTAGCCCACCCCGAGCATGTCGCGCGGCTAGTGATCATCAACGCGCCCCATCCGCGCATCTTCATCCAGCAGCTGCTCACCAATGCGCGTCAGCGGTTGCGTAGTAGCTACGCCTTCTTTTTTCAACTCCCCTACCTGCCCGAGGTGGTGCTGCGGGTGGGAGATGGTCGTCTCTTGGAGCGGATGATCCGTGGCACCAGCACTGTGCCAGAGGCCTTTTCGCCAGAGGTGATGGCGGCCTACCGCCACGCCCTGGGACAACCAGGGGCGCGTACGGCAGCGCTCAACTACTATCGGGCGGCAGCGCGCTATGGGCTACGCTTCTGGCTCAACCTTGATCCGGTCATACGCCAGCCCACGCTCCTGATCTGGGGACAGCGCGATGTGGCGCTGGATCAGGAATTGAACAAGGACCTGGAGCGCTACGTTCCCCACCTGCAACGGTTGGTCTTGCCCGCGGCGAGCCACTGGATCCACGAAGAGTTTCCCGCGCTGATCAACCGCTCCATTCTAGCGTTTCTGGAGCAGGGGCAGCGCTGCGGGGCATAA
- a CDS encoding ArsR/SmtB family transcription factor codes for MRLLAPNPDDAELAAICHALGNPLRLAITRYIAQHPGCICNDLVLRLDRAQATISQHLAILRRARVLVAEQEGAATCYRIDQQALRRLEDLARQLSTLSAEHEQQRQHDA; via the coding sequence ATGCGTCTCCTCGCACCCAACCCCGATGATGCCGAGCTGGCCGCGATCTGTCATGCACTGGGCAACCCGCTCCGACTGGCGATCACGCGCTATATCGCGCAACATCCCGGCTGCATCTGCAACGACCTGGTATTGCGCCTCGATCGTGCGCAGGCCACGATCTCACAACATCTGGCCATCCTGCGACGCGCGCGCGTCTTGGTAGCCGAGCAGGAGGGTGCGGCCACCTGTTATCGTATCGACCAGCAGGCGCTCCGTCGTCTGGAGGATCTGGCGCGACAGCTCAGCACCCTATCGGCAGAGCATGAGCAGCAACGGCAGCACGATGCATGA